TGTTTTTTGGGGTAATGCACCCTAGGGAGAGTGAGACTTCGATTCCCCTATTGAATAGTGCCATTCAAATATGCGCGCGCGTCACGTAGGGGTACTTGAAAAAAGACTGCCACCACTGCCACTTAGAGATAAGTTATTGAAAAGAAAGAAGAAAAAGGTGGCAGGTGGTACTGCCACCCCTCTGCCACCCCTGCCACCTCTGAAACTTTGAGTGAAAGCGCTGCTGCGGAATGTGAAGTGCCCCGGCCGGACTGACGAATCGCGGGGGTGAGTGAGGGGGATTGAGACGAGTCGCGGGAGTGACATGGCCTGTGAATGGCCTCAGAACGGCCGGAAACGGCCTCCTGGCAAGAGAAAGGGGCAGGGGGGCGCCTTCCCCCCTGGGGAGAGGGCTCTCGGCGATTCCTGGGGCTTGCTGGGCCGTCATCCACCTGGGGAGGGCCAACGGAAGAGCTGCAGCCCTGGGTGGTGGATGTGATTAAACTGTGAGGGGATTGTGTTTCACGGAGTGCACGTCCTGATTCATGGACGGCGCGTCTCTGCCTTCGTGGATGGCGGATGGAACCGTTGAAGCTTCTCCCACCCGTGTAGAGGGTGCCCCGGGCGGTGTCGCCTCGGCATGAAAGTCGCAGAGCGGCTCGCGCATGTCCCCGACGCTGAGACAGCCGATTTTTTCACGCGACGGCGCCTTCGCCCGAGAATCTGGGTGTGTCGGCATGGCACTGAATTCGCGTTTGGCTGTGTATGCCAATGCTCGAAGGCTGCATGGTGCGTGTCACCTGCATCCCGTGGAAGGGACGTGTGAATGTCCCCGGTATGGCGACGCCGGTACTGCGTTTGTGCGCGTTGTCGGGCTTCCCGCACTCAGGTTTCGACGTCTCGGCCGTAGTGTGCGGGCATGTATCAACGCGGTGGTATTGAGGGCTGTGGGGAGGGTGCCGTGAATTCCGGATTCAGCGAGATGTGCGGAGCGATTGCGGCCGGCCTGGTGCTGTCGGTGGTGTTGGGTGTCCAAGTCGTCGCCCGGCTTCGGGCCGACGCGTGGGGACTGCGTTGTCCTGCTCCTATTGCCCCTGCAGTTGCCCCGATAGTCTCAATACGGCTCGCTCGTTGCTGTCGCGGAGCCACTGGCCGCTGATTTGGGCCTGTGCCGCGTCTGGCCGAATCCCGACTGAGTCCCCACAGCGTCCTGGCGCTCCCACGAATCCGGGAGCTGCTGGACGCTGACGTCGCTTCTCCCGTGGGACTCACCATGCTTCCCCATTCCGCTGGCCCTTGCCGAGCGCTGGGCTGGGACGACGTGCGCCTGTGCGTAGATGCTGGAACACACTTCACGAGGAACTCGGCGTGTCCATTCGGACGGCCGAGGCGCAGCGTGCCTATCGCGTGCTGCGGCGCAACTGGGAGGCGCTCGAAGATTTTGAGCAGCCAGAGGCTCTTGTTACATTTCTCACTGCGCGCGAAGGCGAGCCTCACGTAAAGGATGGCTTGCTCGCTGGCCTCATCATGCTGGTGCAGATGGGCGCCGCGGCTAACGCCTTCGTGGCGTTGCTGTGGCTGGGCCTCTGGCCGGGGCTGGACAGCGTGTATCGCCGATGTCTCAGGCGAATGGAGAGTGCGCCTGCAGAGGTGGTCTCCTCGATTGCAGCGTCCTTCATGGGGCTCGTTGCGCGCGTCAACTTGTCCAGCGTCCAGCGGGTGGCAGCAACCCTCGTGCTGGGGACGGAGCGCGATGTCCTCAAGGGCTGGCACAAGGAGTTGCAGGCGCAACGTCAACGCGTGCGCCTTGGGATACTGGCGGAAGCAGACGCCAGAGTGCCCTCGGGGCCGTGGCACGTCCCATTCGTGCCTCGAGCCCGCTCCTTCAACGCCGAGGTGGAAGCGCTGCGCGCAAGGCTCCTCCCGTTGACGGGCGAGGACACCGACCTGGTGGTGTCCGTCCTTC
This sequence is a window from Myxococcus xanthus. Protein-coding genes within it:
- a CDS encoding sigma-70 family RNA polymerase sigma factor, whose translation is MSIRTAEAQRAYRVLRRNWEALEDFEQPEALVTFLTAREGEPHVKDGLLAGLIMLVQMGAAANAFVALLWLGLWPGLDSVYRRCLRRMESAPAEVVSSIAASFMGLVARVNLSSVQRVAATLVLGTERDVLKGWHKELQAQRQRVRLGILAEADARVPSGPWHVPFVPRARSFNAEVEALRARLLPLTGEDTDLVVSVLLREEDYVEAGESLGLSPETARKRVQRALSRLRKMKKKIPEKDFLSQIGGWGCFLEFVDFETTGRTAGGGD